The genomic stretch GGCTCCGTATCCGGCAATTCCTCGAAAGAGAGTCACTCCGGAGACCTTGTGCTTGAAGAGAAAGTGGACAATGGCTTCATAGACGGGCTTGCCCTGGTAGCGGTCCCCTTCATCAACATAAATGGTCAGGCGTTTGGCCTTGCCTTTTATCAGCATCTTTACCTCCTTTAGTCCAAGGCAACCAGTTCCAGGGCCTTACCTTGGGCCCCAATTCGATCGCCAATGATGACCACCACCCCTAAAAGATCCGGGATTTGGCTGGCGGCTTTAAGGGCCCGGGGAATATCGGCCGTTTTGCGGACTACGTTTCCTATGGCCGTGGCTGCGGCATCGGCCAGGGCGGCCTCTTTGGCCAGCACCGTAACTGCCTCGGCCTGCCCTAGGGAGAGAGAATGGCCGATCTTTCCGGAAGAGGTGCAGACCGAAAGGGGTTGAAGGTGGGCGGGAATCTTTAGCCCCAGCCTTCCCGAAAAGGGAGATTTCCCGGCATAGATGGCCACAATTAGATCTTGGCGGCCCATAAGAAAGCAGTCTCCTCCATTTTCTATAAAGATCTCCTGGGTTAGCCCCCGGGCGACGGCCTCTCTGGCCGCTGCCTCGGCAATGGCTCCGGCAACAGCGGCCATAGGCCCCACCCCGGCCTTAAGGCCGGCGGCCAACATCTTCTGAACTATCGGAGGAGCGAGAGGATCTGATGGCAGAGGGGCCAGGGACTCCAGAAAGAGGGGGTAACGCTGGATGTAGCTTTCTATCTGGCTTCGGAGGGATAGAACCAGGGCGGTTATCTCCGAGCGCAGATCCTCTTGGGCGAGGATGAAGAGATCCGTCTCCTTTACCTGAACCTGAAAAGAGATTAGATCCCGCCGGTTGATCCAGCGGCGATAGAAACGTTCCCTTGAAGGTTTTAAGAGCGCCATTTCTCGCGGGCTAGCTGATAGTAGTCTTGCCCTATCAGATCGTTGATGACCACCGCCGGAAAGTCTTCTACCTCTAAAAGCAAAAGGGCTTCCGGGCCAAGCTCTTCAAAGGCCAGGGGGGTGGCGTCCTTGATACACCGGGAAAGATAAGCTCCGGCTCCACCTATAGCCGCCAGGTATATGGCCTGGTGCTGGAGCATGGCCTTTCGGACTTCTGGCCCTCGGGGTCCTTTACCCATGGTAGCGGCCACGCCAAGCTCTAGAAGTCTGGGGGTATAAGCATCCATTCGGTAGCTGGTAGTGGGGCCGGCTGAGCCAATGGGGCGGCCAGGAGGGGCGGGGGTGGGGCCAACATAATAGATGAGCTGACCTTGGGGGTTGAAGGGGAGAGGCCGGTCGGCCTCAAGAAGCTCCAAGAGACGGCGGTGTGTCTGGTCTCGTCCGGCCAGGATTTTTCCCGATATAAGAATCCAGTCGCCAGCCCTTAAGGATGCCAGGGGGCTCTTATCCTTAAGGGGGAAGGCCAGCCTTGTCTTTACCGGAAGCTCTATCTTCACAGGCTCACCTCTTTTAGCCGGGCGGCATGACACTGGATATTGACTGCTACCGGCAAACTGGCGATGTGACAGGGAGCAGTCTCTATGTTGACGGAGAGGGCCGTTTGGCGGCCGCCAAGGCCCAGAGGGCCAATGCCCAAGGCGTTTATCTTCTCCAGAATTGTCTCTTCCAGCAAGGCTACATCTGTTCGGGGGTTGCGGCTCCCTAAAGGGCGCAGAAGGGCCCTTTTGGCCATGAGGGCGGCCAGCTCAAAGTCGCCTCCAAGCCCCACCCCTACGGTGACTGGAGGGCAGGGATTAGCTCCAGCCCGGGAGACTGTCTCCACCACAAAGTCAATTATTCCGGCCTTCCCTACCGAAGGAGGGAGCATCCGGATGGCACTCATGTTTTCACTACCACAACCTTTGGGCAGGAGAGAAATTGTTAGATCCTCTCCGGGAGCGAGTTCTAGGTGGATTATGGCTGGGGTGTTGTCACCCGTATTTTTCCGGGTTAAGGGATCGGCCACGGAAGGCCGCAGGCGTCCTTGGCTATATCCTCGGGCTATTCCTCGGTTTATGGCTTCATAGAGATCTCCTTGAAGGCAAATCTCCTGCCCCAGGCGGACAAAGATGACGGCCACACCAGTGTCTTGGCAGATAGGAAGACCAGCTTCTCTGGCCAAGCGGGCATTCTCTAAAAGAATAGAAAGGGCCATCTTCCCGGTGGGGGAGACCTCTTTTTGTCGGGCATCCCGCAGGGCCTTCTCCACCTCCGGGGGAAGGTCAACATTGGCCTCTATGGCCAAACGGGCTACGGCCTCAATGACCTCTTCTTGGGAGATGATCTTCATTCTTTTTGGTTAGCAGAAAGGGCCAGGGCCTTCAATGACCGGGTTGCTCCTCGACTATGTCGTAATGGGAAAAGCGCATAGTAAAGGTGGCCCTTCCCTGGCTGGCCGAACGAAGGGTGGTAGAGTAACCAAAGAGGCGAGAAAGAGGGGCCTCGGCGCGTATAACCTGGACCGGCCCTCGGGCCTCAATAGTCTCCACTTTTCCTCCGCGAGCGGTAAGGTCGCCGATTATATCACCCATGAACTCTCCCGGGGTGAGAATCTCTAGGGCCATAATGGGTTCAAGAAGCACCGGTCCGGCCGCCTCTAAAGCCTGCTTGAGGGCTGCTGTAATGGCGGCCTTGATGGCCAAGTTCCCGGCGGTTTCGGCGAAGAAGAGCCTCTTTAGGCGAATCTCTATGTCCCAGACGGGGTAGCCAGCCACACCGGCCTCAAGGCTCTGGTAAAGGGTTTCCTCTAGCTCCTGACGCAGGGCTTCCGGAAGCTCCTCGGCCAGGGGGGGCTCAATTCGGATTTGACGTCCGGCTCCCCTGGGAAGGGGGGCTATGGCCAGGGTGGCTTCTACTTTTTGTCTTACGCCGGCGATATCTCGGTCAAAGACCTCCGTGGCCTCAGCCGGCCGGGTGATGGTCTCTCGATAGACTACCTGGGGGCGGCCAACATTGATGGGCAGATGATATTCTCGTTTTATCCGCTGGAGAATAACCTCCAGGTGGAGTTCGCCCATACCAGAGACGATAGTCTGGCCGGTTTCTTCGTCAAAGCGGACCCGGAAGGTGGGATCCTCTTCGGCTACCCGAGAGAGCACCTGGTGGACCTTTTCTTCGTCGGCTCGGGTTTTGGGCTCCACCGCAATGGAGATGACAGGTTCATAGGTTTCAATGGGTTCAAGGAGGATGGGATGCTCCGGATCAGCCAGGGTATCCCCGGTGGCCGTGCCTTTTAGACCCATGACGGCCACGATGGCTCCGGGGCCGGCCTCCTCCAGGCGTTCGCGTTTGTTGGCATGGACCCGAAAGATCCGGGCCACCTTTTCCTTGAGCCCCTTGCCTACATTGAGGACCGCCTTTCCTACCTCAAGACGGCCAGAGTAGATGCGAACATAGACCATCTTGCGACCTTCGAACATCTGGACCTTGAAAGCCAGGGCAGCAAGGGGCCCTCCCTCTTTGGGGGGCCGGCTCTCAAGCTCTCCGGTTTTGGGGTTAAGGCCCTCTACCGGAGGAACATCTAAGGGGCTGGGTAAATAGCGGACGATGCCGTCAATAAGCGGCTGGACTCCTTTGTTCTTTAAGGCTGCCCCGGCAAAAACTGGTACCCCTTTAAGCCCTAAGGTGGCCCGGCGGATGGCCTGGTGTATCTCCGCTTCCGTGATTTCTTCTTCGGCCAGATATTTTTCCATGATGGAATCATCGATATCCGCCAGGGTCTCTAAGAGGGCCTCCCGATAGTCTCTGGCCTCGGCTATCAGTTCATCGGGTAGGGGGTGGTAGGTAAACTTTTCCCCCTGGCTGGCCTCATCCCAGAGGATGAGTCTCTGGGCGATGACATCCACCACCCCCTGGAAGCGATCTTCGGCCCCATAAGGAAAGGTGATCACCAAGGGATTGGCCGCCAGTTTGTCCCTCATCTCTTGAAGAACCTTGGTAAAATCGGCCCCTAAGCGATCCATCTTGTTGACGAAGGCCACCTTAGGGACCCGGTACTTGTCTGCCTGGTGCCAGACCGTTTCACTTTGAGGCTCTACTCCTCCCACGGCACAAAAGACCCCTACCGCTCCATCAAGAACCCTCAGGGATCGTTCCACCTCTATGGTGAAGTCCACGTGACCGGGGGTGTCGATAATATGTATTTCGTGTCCCTGCCAATAACACGTGGTCACTGCCGAAGAGATGGTGATGCCCCGTTCTTGTTCCTCTGGCATCCAGTCCATCTGAGCGGCTCCTTCGTGAACTTCTCCCATGCGATGGATCTTGCCGGTGTAATAGAGGATGCGTTCGGTAAGGGTGGTTTTCCCGGCGTCGATGTGGGCAATGATACCGATGTTCCGAATTCTCTCCAGCCTGACGGCCATCTCTTCCCCCGCCTTTCTGGTATTGGTGAACCAAAACCCTTGCCTGAACCAATCCCTTGATATTACACTCGGGCGCAAATGATAGAAAGTCTCTGGAGTCCTAGAGTACTGGTCATCATCTTGGCCGCTTATCTTTTGGGGGCCGTTCCTTTTGGCCTTCTGATCGGTTTTCTCAGGGGCAAGGATATTCGCCAGATGGGTTCTGGTAACATCGGGGCCACCAATGTAGCCCGGTGTGTGGGTAAAACCTGGGGAGTTATAACCCTTGTCCTAGATGTGGCCAAGGCCGCCCTTCCCGTCTATCTGGCCAGCCGTCTGGCGCCGGAGGCCCTCAGGGAGGTCCTTCCGGCTCTGGCAGGTCTGGCAGCCTTTTTGGGGCATCTTTATCCGGTGTACCTGGGCTTCCGGGGGGGCAAGGGCGTGGCCACGGCGGTGGGGGTCTATCTATTTCTCTGCCCGGTGGCCCTGGCCATCAATGTGATCATCTTTGTGGCCGTGGTGGCTAAAAGCGGTTATGTTTCTCTGGGCTCGCTGCTTACCTCTCTTCTTATGCCGGCCCTGGTCTGGTTTACCTGCCACAGTCTTTCGGTGACCCTCCTGGCCTCGGTGATGGCCCTTCTCATCTGGTGGCGTCATAGAGAAAACATCGCCCGCCTCCTTCGGGGAGAAGAAAAAAGCTGGCGAGGAGCCAGAGAATAAGTCCTCTTTTTAGTCAGTCTTTTAGTCAATCTCCTGGTCCGCTAAAAAAGAAAGATTTCAGGCGAAAACTTTAGGAATCTTCCTTCCGGCCGAAAAGTTAAAAAGAGATGTCCGAGCAACAGGGTCGCCAAAGTCTGTTTAAAGAGGGGGTGCCCGTCCTTGACGGGCGTTTCCGGCTTTTTGTTTCCTCAGATGAGCTGGTGGCCTTTTTGCGCAAAGATGCTCCAGGTCCTGATCTTATCCCCGATGACTATCCAGCCCTTAAGTCCGAGCTTAAAAAGCATGGGATTGTTTTTGGGCTCCTTGAGGAGCCAGAGGTTGATTCTGGGAGGTTGATCGTCGCCCGGGGCCGGCCGCCGGTCAAGGGTGAAGACGCCCGAATAGAGCTTTTGGTGGATCTTGAGAAAGGGCCACGAGAGGAGGGAAACGATCGGGTTGACCTCCGAGAAATGAACACCATTGTCTGCGTTACTGCCGGCCAGCCTGTGGCCCGGAAGATTCCGCCAGGGCCCGGGGAGCCAGGGATGAACGTCTTCGGAGAGCCGCTGCCTACCTTTCCCGGAAAGGACATCCCTTTTCGCTACGGTTCCGGACTCAAACCCGATGAGGAGGGAGTTCTTTTGATTTCTGAAGTGGAGGGGGCCCTGATTTCCGAGGGTGACAAGCTTCGGGTCAGTCCGGTCTTTGAGCTCAACTCCGATGTCAACTGGGATGTAGGTAATATCCACTTCCTGGGAGAGAAGCTGCTCATAAATGGTGTGGTCCACCGGGGGTTTGAAATTGATTGCTCGGGAGATCTGGAGATAAATGGTGCGGTGGAAGACAATGTTCTTATCAGGGTCAAGGGGGATCTTATCATCAGTGGCCTTGTACACGGTGAGGAGACTCGGATTGAGTGTCAGGGGCAGGCCACCATCGGGGCGATAGAGTACGCCCAGGTCTTTGTCTGCGGAGACCTTACTGTCTCTGACTATATACTTCAGGCCTTCTGTGAGGTTGGTGGCCACCTGAGCGTTACCGAAGGGGTGGGGACTATCGTTGGCGGAGACTCTCTCGTTCGGGGGTCGGCTGAGGTGAGGATCCTGGGCAGCAGTGCCCACGTGACCACCGTCCTCAGGGTGGGTTATGAACGCAGTCTTTCCGAACAGCTGGAAGATGTTAGAGCTAAACTGACCGTGCTTGAGGATCAGATGACGGCCCTCTATAAGGCCCTTAAGGCCGGGGCCAGGCTCCTTAAAGAGGGGCGTCTTCCGTCAGAGAAAATCCCGATTTTTAATAAAGTAAAGGAAAAGCTTACAGAGCTAGAGCTCGA from Thermosulfuriphilus ammonigenes encodes the following:
- a CDS encoding UPF0280 family protein, translating into MALLKPSRERFYRRWINRRDLISFQVQVKETDLFILAQEDLRSEITALVLSLRSQIESYIQRYPLFLESLAPLPSDPLAPPIVQKMLAAGLKAGVGPMAAVAGAIAEAAAREAVARGLTQEIFIENGGDCFLMGRQDLIVAIYAGKSPFSGRLGLKIPAHLQPLSVCTSSGKIGHSLSLGQAEAVTVLAKEAALADAAATAIGNVVRKTADIPRALKAASQIPDLLGVVVIIGDRIGAQGKALELVALD
- a CDS encoding FumA C-terminus/TtdB family hydratase beta subunit → MKIELPVKTRLAFPLKDKSPLASLRAGDWILISGKILAGRDQTHRRLLELLEADRPLPFNPQGQLIYYVGPTPAPPGRPIGSAGPTTSYRMDAYTPRLLELGVAATMGKGPRGPEVRKAMLQHQAIYLAAIGGAGAYLSRCIKDATPLAFEELGPEALLLLEVEDFPAVVINDLIGQDYYQLAREKWRS
- a CDS encoding fumarate hydratase produces the protein MKIISQEEVIEAVARLAIEANVDLPPEVEKALRDARQKEVSPTGKMALSILLENARLAREAGLPICQDTGVAVIFVRLGQEICLQGDLYEAINRGIARGYSQGRLRPSVADPLTRKNTGDNTPAIIHLELAPGEDLTISLLPKGCGSENMSAIRMLPPSVGKAGIIDFVVETVSRAGANPCPPVTVGVGLGGDFELAALMAKRALLRPLGSRNPRTDVALLEETILEKINALGIGPLGLGGRQTALSVNIETAPCHIASLPVAVNIQCHAARLKEVSL
- the fusA gene encoding elongation factor G, yielding MAVRLERIRNIGIIAHIDAGKTTLTERILYYTGKIHRMGEVHEGAAQMDWMPEEQERGITISSAVTTCYWQGHEIHIIDTPGHVDFTIEVERSLRVLDGAVGVFCAVGGVEPQSETVWHQADKYRVPKVAFVNKMDRLGADFTKVLQEMRDKLAANPLVITFPYGAEDRFQGVVDVIAQRLILWDEASQGEKFTYHPLPDELIAEARDYREALLETLADIDDSIMEKYLAEEEITEAEIHQAIRRATLGLKGVPVFAGAALKNKGVQPLIDGIVRYLPSPLDVPPVEGLNPKTGELESRPPKEGGPLAALAFKVQMFEGRKMVYVRIYSGRLEVGKAVLNVGKGLKEKVARIFRVHANKRERLEEAGPGAIVAVMGLKGTATGDTLADPEHPILLEPIETYEPVISIAVEPKTRADEEKVHQVLSRVAEEDPTFRVRFDEETGQTIVSGMGELHLEVILQRIKREYHLPINVGRPQVVYRETITRPAEATEVFDRDIAGVRQKVEATLAIAPLPRGAGRQIRIEPPLAEELPEALRQELEETLYQSLEAGVAGYPVWDIEIRLKRLFFAETAGNLAIKAAITAALKQALEAAGPVLLEPIMALEILTPGEFMGDIIGDLTARGGKVETIEARGPVQVIRAEAPLSRLFGYSTTLRSASQGRATFTMRFSHYDIVEEQPGH
- the plsY gene encoding glycerol-3-phosphate 1-O-acyltransferase PlsY — translated: MIESLWSPRVLVIILAAYLLGAVPFGLLIGFLRGKDIRQMGSGNIGATNVARCVGKTWGVITLVLDVAKAALPVYLASRLAPEALREVLPALAGLAAFLGHLYPVYLGFRGGKGVATAVGVYLFLCPVALAINVIIFVAVVAKSGYVSLGSLLTSLLMPALVWFTCHSLSVTLLASVMALLIWWRHRENIARLLRGEEKSWRGARE
- a CDS encoding FapA family protein, whose translation is MSEQQGRQSLFKEGVPVLDGRFRLFVSSDELVAFLRKDAPGPDLIPDDYPALKSELKKHGIVFGLLEEPEVDSGRLIVARGRPPVKGEDARIELLVDLEKGPREEGNDRVDLREMNTIVCVTAGQPVARKIPPGPGEPGMNVFGEPLPTFPGKDIPFRYGSGLKPDEEGVLLISEVEGALISEGDKLRVSPVFELNSDVNWDVGNIHFLGEKLLINGVVHRGFEIDCSGDLEINGAVEDNVLIRVKGDLIISGLVHGEETRIECQGQATIGAIEYAQVFVCGDLTVSDYILQAFCEVGGHLSVTEGVGTIVGGDSLVRGSAEVRILGSSAHVTTVLRVGYERSLSEQLEDVRAKLTVLEDQMTALYKALKAGARLLKEGRLPSEKIPIFNKVKEKLTELELEAQKLKEKERELRERVKALRQTTVKVLGRCFPGVRIGIADREITVNRPLEMGTFYLKEAQVTFRAGSLNLEEESPEEKGASEGPE